One stretch of Methanobacterium veterum DNA includes these proteins:
- the hacA gene encoding homoaconitase large subunit — protein MNITEKILSRASGKKEVHPGEIIEADIDLAMSHDGTSPPTIKTFHNVAQKVWDPEKIVIVFDHNIPANNIGSAEFQKVAKKFAKEQGITNLYTHGEGICHQVLPERGYVKPGKVIVGADSHTCTYGAFGAFATGMGATDLAMVYATGKTWFMVPEAFKVTVNGALGKFVSAKDVVLNVANEIGSSGATYKSLEFHGETIDSMHPAGRMTICNMAIEMGAKNGIMEPNKKTLEYLKNIGVTDFEVVRSDKDAVYEKEYSFDVDDLEPQISCPHDVDNVKGISNVKGVSIDQALIGSCTNGRLEDLREAAEVLNGRKVHGDVRLLVIPASANIYKQALKEGLIETFIDAGAIVCNPGCGPCLGAHMGVIGSDEVCVSTTNRNFMGRMGDPESYLYLANPAVVAYSAVLGEISNPQDL, from the coding sequence ATGAATATCACAGAAAAAATACTTTCACGAGCATCAGGGAAAAAAGAAGTACATCCCGGAGAAATTATCGAAGCTGACATCGATTTAGCAATGTCACACGACGGAACATCGCCGCCCACCATAAAAACATTTCACAATGTTGCCCAAAAGGTTTGGGACCCTGAAAAGATTGTCATTGTTTTTGATCACAATATTCCTGCAAACAACATCGGCTCTGCCGAATTTCAAAAGGTAGCAAAGAAATTTGCAAAGGAACAGGGAATAACAAACTTATACACCCACGGAGAAGGCATATGCCACCAGGTACTGCCTGAACGAGGTTATGTCAAGCCAGGTAAAGTCATAGTCGGTGCAGATTCACATACATGTACTTATGGAGCTTTTGGAGCTTTCGCAACAGGTATGGGTGCAACAGACCTTGCAATGGTATATGCAACTGGTAAAACCTGGTTTATGGTACCTGAAGCGTTTAAAGTGACTGTTAACGGTGCATTAGGGAAATTTGTATCTGCAAAAGATGTTGTGCTCAACGTGGCTAATGAAATCGGGTCATCTGGCGCGACCTACAAATCACTGGAATTCCACGGGGAAACAATTGATTCAATGCACCCTGCAGGAAGAATGACAATCTGCAACATGGCAATCGAAATGGGGGCCAAAAACGGAATCATGGAACCAAATAAAAAGACCCTTGAATACCTGAAAAATATAGGGGTCACTGATTTTGAAGTTGTCCGGTCAGATAAAGATGCCGTCTACGAAAAAGAATACTCTTTTGATGTAGATGACCTTGAACCTCAAATTTCATGTCCTCACGACGTGGATAATGTTAAAGGTATTTCCAATGTAAAAGGTGTATCTATAGACCAGGCGCTCATTGGGTCATGTACCAACGGACGGCTTGAAGATCTGAGGGAAGCAGCAGAAGTTCTAAATGGCAGAAAAGTACATGGAGATGTAAGGCTGCTTGTAATACCTGCCTCCGCCAATATATATAAACAGGCCTTAAAAGAAGGGCTTATTGAAACATTTATAGATGCAGGGGCCATAGTATGCAACCCTGGATGCGGACCATGCTTAGGCGCCCACATGGGAGTTATAGGTTCTGATGAAGTATGTGTTTCCACCACAAACAGGAATTTTATGGGTAGAATGGGAGACCCCGAATCGTACCTGTACCTTGCAAATCCAGCAGTTGTAGCCTATTCCGCAGTTTTAGGAGAAATATCAAATCCTCAAGATTTATAA
- a CDS encoding chorismate lyase produces the protein MNMNVMDRIKEVENDIGNLSSAQKILLATDGSVTTILDVLKGHINVETLVQEFREADDAQAQDLGINKGDTINYRTVVMSHKPEEPLIHAISLTPVDKLTNNFKEDLLKADIPIGRILRKYNIESRREVTHIGSEEPDEELRSIFHTDSTMLTRVYNIIYKDEILIQIKETFPYSLFRE, from the coding sequence ATGAACATGAATGTAATGGACCGAATAAAAGAAGTGGAAAATGACATAGGAAACCTTTCAAGCGCTCAAAAAATACTCCTTGCAACTGATGGATCAGTTACAACAATACTGGACGTATTAAAAGGACATATAAATGTTGAAACACTTGTTCAGGAATTCAGGGAAGCTGATGATGCTCAAGCCCAAGATCTAGGCATCAACAAAGGGGACACCATCAATTACAGAACAGTAGTTATGAGCCACAAGCCGGAAGAGCCACTCATACATGCTATATCACTGACTCCAGTTGATAAACTTACCAACAACTTCAAAGAAGACCTTCTAAAGGCAGATATTCCTATTGGGCGCATACTCAGGAAATATAACATTGAATCAAGAAGGGAAGTAACCCATATAGGCTCTGAAGAACCAGATGAAGAGCTTAGATCAATATTCCATACAGATTCAACCATGCTTACAAGGGTTTACAACATAATCTATAAAGATGAAATCTTAATCCAGATAAAGGAAACATTCCCTTACAGTTTATTCCGGGAATAA
- the fen gene encoding flap endonuclease-1 produces the protein MGLKFRDIVSSHEIKLDELKGKTVALDAANTIYQFLSSIRQMDGTPLMDSQGNVTSHLSGILYRTSSLVEKGIKPIYVFDGKAHVLKKDTQDGRRQIREEAEVQWKKAVDEGRIEDARKFAMRSSRMTPDIIEGSKKLLDLMGIPYIQAISEGEAQASYMVERGDAWCVASQDYDCLLFGAPRMLKNIAARGSKSRLEMINLNEILEMNGLTREQLVDVAVLVGTDFNEGIKGVGAKKGRNLIKKHGDVFKALKHLKAEMDVDPQEIRDIFLNHDCIEDYDIKWNKPDKEGAIKFLSDEHDFSADRVVSALDKLKKLNPAQKSLEQWFG, from the coding sequence ATGGGACTTAAATTTAGAGACATTGTATCCTCTCATGAAATAAAATTAGATGAATTAAAGGGCAAAACAGTAGCATTAGATGCTGCAAATACTATTTATCAATTTTTATCAAGTATCAGGCAGATGGACGGCACTCCGCTCATGGACAGCCAGGGAAATGTCACTTCTCACCTGAGCGGTATCCTTTACAGGACCTCGTCCCTTGTTGAAAAGGGAATTAAACCTATTTATGTTTTTGACGGCAAAGCCCATGTCCTTAAAAAAGATACGCAGGACGGGAGGCGGCAGATAAGGGAAGAAGCGGAAGTTCAGTGGAAAAAAGCTGTTGATGAAGGCCGGATTGAAGATGCACGTAAGTTTGCAATGCGTTCATCCAGGATGACTCCTGATATCATTGAAGGGTCTAAAAAGCTCCTTGATTTAATGGGAATTCCCTATATTCAGGCAATATCAGAGGGTGAAGCCCAGGCTTCTTACATGGTTGAAAGAGGAGATGCATGGTGTGTTGCGTCACAGGATTACGACTGTCTGCTTTTTGGAGCCCCCCGAATGCTTAAAAATATAGCTGCCAGAGGTTCTAAATCAAGGCTAGAAATGATTAACCTTAATGAAATCCTGGAAATGAACGGTTTGACCCGTGAACAGCTTGTTGACGTTGCAGTGCTTGTAGGTACCGACTTCAACGAAGGAATAAAAGGAGTTGGGGCTAAAAAAGGCCGTAATTTGATTAAAAAACACGGCGATGTTTTCAAGGCATTGAAACACCTGAAAGCAGAAATGGATGTTGACCCCCAGGAGATCAGGGATATCTTCTTAAACCATGATTGTATCGAGGATTACGATATTAAGTGGAATAAACCGGATAAAGAAGGGGCAATCAAGTTTCTATCTGACGAGCATGATTTTTCAGCGGACCGCGTTGTTAGTGCTCTAGACAAGTTGAAGAAGTTGAATCCCGCTCAAAAGAGTTTAGAGCAGTGGTTTGGTTAG
- a CDS encoding zinc dependent phospholipase C family protein yields MIEVIRGLIKTLIVLLVVSLVFSPSASAWHVITHKNIAEKIYYAMPLNVQYNLNLSEMRVGAAAPDLIFKDGGNGGHKYPKSYEKAIKWLKKGKKAYHEGNYNYASYCFGVASHYISDSYVVAHCANISQSDHKNYERIAKEMKPSAIWYREDQFKDINFSVVGHNESLNSKLTEAYKTGETRWDMWIEKRSMVLIQLDLDNAAVIAYNAIIECIQ; encoded by the coding sequence GTGATTGAAGTTATTAGGGGACTGATAAAAACTTTAATAGTTTTACTTGTAGTTAGTTTAGTATTTTCTCCTTCAGCGTCTGCGTGGCATGTAATTACACATAAAAACATTGCAGAAAAAATTTACTATGCAATGCCCCTTAATGTGCAGTATAACCTGAATTTAAGTGAGATGCGAGTGGGGGCTGCTGCTCCTGATTTAATATTTAAAGACGGTGGAAATGGAGGCCATAAATATCCTAAAAGCTATGAAAAAGCCATAAAATGGTTAAAAAAAGGAAAAAAAGCATATCATGAGGGCAACTACAATTATGCGAGTTACTGTTTTGGAGTGGCATCCCATTATATTTCAGATTCTTATGTAGTTGCCCATTGTGCAAATATCAGCCAATCAGACCATAAAAATTATGAAAGGATAGCTAAAGAAATGAAACCCTCTGCAATATGGTACAGGGAAGATCAGTTTAAAGACATAAATTTCTCTGTAGTAGGACACAATGAAAGTCTAAACTCAAAATTAACCGAAGCATACAAAACGGGGGAAACAAGATGGGACATGTGGATTGAAAAAAGGAGTATGGTCCTAATTCAACTTGATTTAGATAATGCCGCAGTGATAGCGTATAATGCAATAATTGAATGTATTCAATAA
- the mer gene encoding 5,10-methylenetetrahydromethanopterin reductase — protein MKFGIEFLPNEPVNKIVKLVKLAEDVGFEYAWVTDHYDNKNVYVTLGLVAEGTETIKIGPGVTNPYVRNPAITASAIATIDELSNGRVTLGIGPGDKASFDALGIEWTKPVSTLKESIATMETLLSKEKTESGAFLKGVKAVQEKVPIYMGAQGPMMLKTAGEISEGVLINASNPKDFEAAIPLIKEGAEAGGKSIKDVDVAAYTCCSIDDDAGKAVGAAKIVVAFIARGSPAPVLKRHGIDDAVAGKIAELLGKGDFGGAIGAVDNKLMDAFSVCGAPDDFIPKIEALGEMGVTQFVAGSPIGPDKEKSIKLLGDVISTF, from the coding sequence ATGAAATTTGGTATAGAATTTCTTCCAAACGAGCCAGTAAATAAAATTGTTAAGCTGGTAAAACTGGCAGAAGATGTTGGATTTGAATATGCGTGGGTTACAGACCATTACGACAATAAAAATGTCTACGTAACATTAGGGCTGGTGGCTGAAGGGACTGAAACCATAAAAATTGGTCCGGGGGTAACCAATCCCTACGTCAGAAATCCGGCCATAACTGCTTCAGCAATTGCAACTATAGATGAACTGTCAAACGGGAGGGTGACTTTAGGTATTGGGCCTGGGGATAAAGCATCTTTTGACGCGTTAGGCATCGAATGGACAAAACCAGTAAGCACACTAAAAGAATCCATCGCCACCATGGAAACACTGCTCAGCAAAGAAAAAACTGAAAGCGGTGCATTCCTTAAAGGTGTTAAAGCAGTCCAGGAAAAAGTCCCAATTTATATGGGGGCTCAAGGGCCTATGATGCTTAAAACCGCTGGGGAAATTTCCGAAGGTGTCTTAATTAACGCGTCAAATCCTAAAGATTTCGAAGCTGCAATTCCACTTATAAAAGAAGGGGCAGAAGCAGGCGGTAAAAGTATAAAGGATGTAGATGTTGCAGCATACACCTGCTGTTCCATTGACGATGATGCAGGTAAAGCTGTTGGTGCAGCTAAAATAGTAGTGGCATTTATTGCAAGGGGCTCGCCAGCACCTGTTTTAAAAAGACACGGCATAGATGATGCTGTAGCTGGAAAAATAGCAGAACTTCTTGGTAAAGGAGACTTTGGAGGGGCAATCGGTGCTGTAGATAATAAATTAATGGACGCATTCTCTGTTTGTGGGGCACCTGATGATTTCATACCAAAAATTGAAGCCCTTGGGGAAATGGGTGTAACTCAGTTTGTTGCAGGTTCACCAATTGGCCCTGATAAGGAAAAATCCATAAAACTACTGGGAGATGTTATATCTACATTTTAA
- a CDS encoding alpha/beta hydrolase has protein sequence MEVFIKVHGGSFYKGDKNSSGLNKIKQAALDRGYAFVSINYRLSSEAKFPAQINDVKAAIRYLRANAKWYNMEPREIGVIGNSAGGYLAALVGTSGGVTELQNSSLGNSNVSDRVQAVVDLYGPINFGTIDQQFVESGINGETCNISSSLESKLMGQDISTIPGQVAKANPETYISIDDPAFFIQHGTSDRVIPYQQSVDFAGKLKIVIGDKKVYLEIIQGAGHGDEQFFTTENIKKILDFFDANLKQS, from the coding sequence GTGGAAGTTTTTATAAAGGTCCATGGTGGAAGTTTTTATAAAGGAGATAAAAACAGTTCTGGACTAAATAAAATTAAACAAGCAGCCTTAGACAGAGGTTATGCGTTTGTCTCAATTAACTACCGCTTAAGTAGTGAGGCGAAATTTCCAGCCCAAATTAATGATGTTAAAGCAGCTATTCGTTATTTAAGGGCTAATGCAAAATGGTATAATATGGAACCCCGTGAAATTGGTGTTATTGGAAATTCAGCAGGGGGTTATTTGGCTGCACTGGTAGGTACCTCCGGAGGCGTAACAGAGCTTCAAAATTCTAGCCTGGGAAATTCCAATGTTTCTGATAGAGTTCAAGCAGTCGTTGACTTATATGGGCCTATTAATTTTGGTACCATAGACCAGCAGTTCGTTGAAAGCGGAATTAATGGAGAAACATGTAACATAAGCAGTTCTCTGGAATCAAAACTCATGGGGCAGGATATTTCCACAATTCCTGGCCAGGTGGCTAAAGCTAATCCTGAGACATACATCTCAATCGATGATCCAGCTTTTTTTATACAGCATGGAACTTCTGATAGGGTGATTCCTTACCAGCAATCTGTAGACTTTGCAGGTAAACTAAAAATCGTAATTGGAGATAAAAAAGTATATCTTGAAATTATTCAAGGTGCTGGACATGGGGATGAACAGTTCTTCACTACAGAGAACATAAAAAAGATTTTGGACTTCTTTGATGCTAATTTAAAGCAATCTTAG